DNA from Actinoplanes sp. SE50/110:
CCTGGTGATGCGCCGGCTGCCGGGTACGCCGCTCGGGTCGGCCGCACCCGTGCTCGACCGGCTGGGCGCCGACCGGCGCGAGACGGTCGCCGCGGCGCTGCTCGACAGCCTGCTCGACCAGGTGCTGGTGCACGGCGTCTTCCACGCCGACCTGCACCCCGGCAACCTGCTCGTCGACCACGACGGCGCCCTCGGCATGCTGGATCTCGGCTCGGTCGGCCGGCTCGACGCGATCACCCGCGCCGCGGTCGGCCGGCTGCTCGGCGCGGTCGGCCGCGGTGACGCGGTGGCGGCCAGCGACGCGCTGCTCGACCTGGCCGACCACACCGAGGAGGTCGACGAGCGGGATCTGCAGCGGGCGCTGGGCGTGCTGCTGGTCCGCTACGCGGCGCCGGGCAGCAGTGCCGGGGTGGCCGCGGTGTCCGCCCTGGTGCGCACGCTGACCGCGTACGGCCTGGGCATCCCGGCGGCGGTGGCCGCGGTCTTCCGCGCGTTCGCCACCCTGGAGGGCACGCTGGGCCTGCTCCGGCCCGGTTTCGACCTGATCGCGCAGGCGCGCGCCTCGGCCGGGCGCCGGCTGGCGGCGACCTTCGCCCCGGCAAACCTGTCCCGCACCGTCGAGGAGGAGCTGATCGCGCTGCTGCCGATGCTGCGCGGCGTCCCGCGCCGCCTCGACCGGATCGGCGACGCGATCGAGAACGGCCGGCTGCGGCTCAACATCCGCCTGTTCTCCGACGACCGGGACCGCCAGGTGGTCACCGGCCTGGTCCACCAGACGTTGCTCACGGTCATCGGCGCCGCGGCCGGGGTGATGGCCACCCTGCTGCTCGGCACCACCGGCGGGCCGCGGGTCACCACCGGCATCGGCCTGTTCCCGGTGCTCGGGTACCTGTTGCTGATCGTCGCGGTGGTCCTCGTCCTGCGCGTGCTGGTCGTCGTCCTGCGCCGCGACTGATCCCTTCCACAAGGAGAAGAACCTTGCTTCTGTACGACATGATCGGCGCCGACTATCCGACCACCCGGAGCACCGACCCGCGGATCGCCGCGCGGATCCGGACGGCTCTCGGTGATGCCCGGACCGTGCTCAACGTGGGCGCCGGCACCGGCTCCTACGAACCGCCCGACCTCGCGGTCACCGCGGTGGAACCGGCCGCGGTGATGCGCTCCCTGCGGCCGCCGGGCTCGGCCCCGTGCGTGGCCGCCACCGCCGACCGGCTGCCCTTCGCCGACCGGTCGTTCGACGCCGCGATGGCGGTCAGCACCGTGCACCACTGGCCCGACCCGGTGGCCGGCCTGCGGGAACTCCAGCGGGTGGCGCGCCGCGTGGTCGTCCTGACGTACGACGCCGCCTGCTCGCAACACTTCTGGCTGAACCGTGACTACCTGCCGGAATTCGACGGTCTGCTGACCGCCTGGCCGTCCCTGGCCGAGCTGACCGGCGCCCTCGGCGCCCGCGCCGAGCCGGTCCCGATCCCGTGGGACTGCACCGACGGCCTGTTCGAGGCCTACTGGCGGCGTCCCGAGGCCTATCTCGACGACCGGGTCCGCCGCGCGGTCTCGGTCTGGACCCGGGTGGGCCCGCGGGCGGAGCGGCGCGCCGTCACCGCGCTGCGCGCCGACCTGGCCTCCGGTGGGTGGGCGGCCCGCAACCGCGACCTGCTCGCCCTCGACTCCGCCGACCTCGGCCTCCGCCTTCTGGTGGCCTGACCCGCGCCTGCGGTGGTCAGCGGCGCTGAGCCGTGTTGATGGCGGCCTGGAGGCGGAGCCAGGTCGGGTCGGTCTCCGCGGCCGCGGTCACGTCACCGAGGTCGCCGGGCACCCATACCCGCTCGCCGTCGTGGCGGATCAGGTGTTCCGCCAGGTCGGCGCCCTCGGGCAGCTCGACGGTCGCCGCGCGGAACCGGGCGGCGACCGCCCTCGCCGGCCGGCTGTCTCCGGTCCGGCGGCCCCGGTGCTGTGTCACGGTGACCTGCCCGGCGCGGTCCGCGACCACCAGGCGGCCGGTCGAGGTGATCGCCAGCGCGCTGATCGGCGCGGAGCTGTGCTCCTCTTCGGCGACCTGCTCGGTGTCGAGATCGATGCCGAGGATGCCGCCCCGCGCCGTGCCGACCAGCAGGGTGCCGGTCCCGGGGGCGAAGGCGATGTTGTGCGCGGACCAGCGCTGCTGCTCGGCCAGCCACTCGGGCGGATACGGATAACCCGGATACGGCTCGCCGAGGGTGGTGCTGAGGACCCTGCGCATGGCCGGGAACGTGAAGACGTCGAGAGACTGAACGTAGGCGTTGCCCCGGACCGCCAGAAACCGCCCGTCGTCGGAGAACACCGGCGTCTCGTAGCCGTCGACATCGAGGATGATCGCATCACGCAACAGCGTCAGGCCCGCGGGCGGGTCCGCGCCGGGCCGGGCGAACAGAATGTGGGTCGCGCCCTGGTCGCTCACCATGGTGGCCAGCAGTCCGCCGCCGGGATGCTCGACGACGGCGGTGTCCCACCTCGGCCCCGGCCGCAGCTCGCCGGTGGCCAGGTCGATGGCGTCCGACCGTTCCCCGGCCGACTCCGGATCGAACAGTGCGGACGGCGACGCCCACAGCGTGCGCCCGTCCGGGCTGAAGGCGACGAAGCGGTAGGCGTGGCCGGGCCGGGACGCGGGCAGCGGAGCGGTGCCCTCCGGCGTCCAGAGGTGCGGGCCGGCCGGGCCGGTCACGACCAGCCGCGCCGCGGACGGATGCCAGGCCGGCTCGGGGACGAGTGCCTGTCGTTTCCAGGCTTCGGCCGGATAGGGTTCACCGCCGGCGTCGACGACGCCGAGCTGCCGGAGCCCGCCCGATCCGTGCTCCCACACGTGCACCGCCGGGCGGCTCCCGTTCACGCCGGCGATCAGGGGCAGCCGGCGGTGACAGAGCAGTCGCTCCATGTACGAGCCGTCCGGCGATGTCCATGTGCCGCCGCTGTCCCCGTTCACGCTTCGCGATGCTACGCGCCCCCGGCGAACGCTCAGTCGCCCAGAAAGTCATCGATGATCGGCGTGATCTCGCCGGCGAATTCGTCGAAGAAGCCGTGCCGGCCACCCTCGTGCAGGTGCAGCACGGCGCCCGGGATGCGGGCGGCCAGCAGCGGCGCGTTCGCCGACGGCACCATCCGGTCGTCGGTGCCGTGCAGGATCAGGGTGGGCGCCCGGACGCGGGGCAGCGCGTCCCAGGCGTCGTGCCGGTTGCTGGCCCGCAGGTGGGCGCGGCTCTCCTCGGCGCTCATCGTGGGGTCGCCGAACAGATGGCTGTGCCCGTCCCAGCCGTCGGTGTAGAACAGCTCGCGCAGGGTGCCGGCGCGGGCCTCCAGCAGCCGGCGCCGGACCTCAGGGGTGCGCTCGTGCGCCTGCGGCCCGCCGGGCGAGGTGCAGGCCAGCACCAGCCGGCGCACCAGGCCCGGATA
Protein-coding regions in this window:
- a CDS encoding alpha/beta fold hydrolase; amino-acid sequence: MLSVQVSGRDDGPVLLLLAGQANSHLWWTGLREGFEDRHRVVTFDWRGTGDSRGPVGDWTTRSFADDAASVLRSLPGPADVYGTSMGGRVAQHLAAGYPGLVRRLVLACTSPGGPQAHERTPEVRRRLLEARAGTLRELFYTDGWDGHSHLFGDPTMSAEESRAHLRASNRHDAWDALPRVRAPTLILHGTDDRMVPSANAPLLAARIPGAVLHLHEGGRHGFFDEFAGEITPIIDDFLGD